From the genome of Streptomyces sp. NBC_01341, one region includes:
- a CDS encoding glycoside hydrolase family 18 protein: MSTSTHRRTTSTRTKVLGALVAAAAVGGTVFALTGTAQAAAVGAAYTRTSGWTGGYTGQYVITNDAGPARSGWTLEFDLASGTKIDSLWNGEYTVTGNHVTVKPASWNKDLAPGGAVTVGFVTTSSAKAADPTGCLIDDTACSADGGATPEPSGRPTVTPTGTPEPTATATPTEDATTPPATPRPTDTPGTATGAGFAPYVDTSLSPSYDLLDTVSRTGVKEFNLAFITSGGNCAPLWGGVTGLGDDKVAAQITALRAGGGDVRVSFGGAAGAELALHCSSAAELATAYGKVVDAYALTKVDFDIEGGALPDTAANSRRSAAIAQLQKDHPGLDVSFTLPVMPEGLTQPGVDLVANAKRNGVRIDAVNIMAMDYGASYSGDMGDYATQAATATQAQLKGVLGLSDAAAWKTVAVTPMIGVNDVATEIFTVEDATQLVTFAEEKGIGRLAMWSGTRDAQCPGGAKPTADATCSSIVQEPLAFTKAFGTFE; encoded by the coding sequence ATGAGCACCAGCACGCACCGCCGCACGACGAGCACCCGCACGAAGGTGCTCGGCGCCCTCGTCGCCGCGGCGGCCGTCGGCGGCACGGTCTTCGCACTCACCGGCACGGCGCAGGCAGCGGCGGTCGGTGCCGCGTACACGAGGACCAGCGGCTGGACGGGCGGATACACCGGGCAGTACGTCATCACGAACGACGCCGGACCGGCCCGGTCCGGGTGGACGCTGGAATTCGACCTCGCCTCCGGGACGAAGATCGACTCGCTCTGGAACGGGGAGTACACCGTCACCGGCAACCACGTCACCGTGAAACCAGCGAGCTGGAACAAGGACCTCGCCCCCGGCGGCGCCGTGACGGTCGGTTTCGTCACCACCTCGTCGGCGAAGGCCGCCGATCCCACGGGCTGTCTCATCGACGACACCGCGTGCTCCGCGGACGGCGGAGCCACCCCGGAGCCCAGTGGACGCCCGACCGTGACCCCGACCGGAACCCCGGAACCCACGGCGACGGCCACGCCGACGGAGGACGCGACGACCCCGCCCGCGACGCCCCGGCCCACGGACACCCCCGGCACGGCCACCGGCGCCGGATTCGCCCCGTACGTCGACACCTCCCTCTCCCCCTCGTACGACCTGCTGGACACCGTCTCCAGGACGGGGGTCAAGGAGTTCAACCTCGCGTTCATCACCTCGGGCGGCAACTGCGCCCCGCTGTGGGGCGGGGTGACGGGGCTCGGCGACGACAAGGTGGCAGCCCAGATCACCGCACTGCGGGCCGGTGGCGGCGACGTGCGGGTGTCCTTCGGCGGCGCCGCCGGAGCGGAACTCGCCCTGCACTGCTCCTCGGCGGCCGAACTCGCCACGGCGTACGGCAAGGTCGTCGACGCCTACGCGCTGACCAAGGTCGACTTCGACATCGAGGGCGGCGCGCTGCCCGACACCGCGGCCAACTCCCGCCGCTCGGCGGCCATCGCGCAGCTCCAGAAGGACCACCCCGGGCTCGACGTCTCCTTCACGCTGCCGGTGATGCCCGAGGGCCTGACCCAGCCGGGCGTGGACCTCGTCGCGAACGCGAAGCGGAACGGCGTCAGGATCGACGCGGTCAACATCATGGCGATGGACTACGGGGCGTCCTACAGCGGCGACATGGGCGACTACGCCACCCAGGCGGCCACCGCCACGCAGGCCCAGCTGAAGGGCGTGCTCGGGCTCTCCGACGCCGCGGCCTGGAAGACGGTCGCGGTCACCCCGATGATCGGGGTGAACGACGTCGCCACCGAGATCTTCACCGTCGAGGACGCCACGCAGCTCGTGACGTTCGCCGAGGAGAAGGGCATCGGCCGGCTGGCGATGTGGTCCGGCACCCGGGACGCGCAGTGCCCGGGCGGGGCCAAGCCCACCGCGGACGCGACCTGCAGTTCGATCGTCCAGGAGCCGCTGGCCTTCACCAAGGCGTTCGGCACCTTCGAATAG
- a CDS encoding carbohydrate ABC transporter permease, which yields MATTTPTRGAHGSRPGRHAPKPMTARRQAWRSRLWRFDDKASPYAYIAPFFLVFGAFGLYPLVYTGWIALHRVEMTGLDQMEWVGWENFGNILQDSEFWTAVTNTFVIGVISTVPQLMIALGLAHLLNYKLRASTFWRTVILTPYATSVASAALVFALVFRADGGLLNWVLGFFGAGETNWANGHWSSNIAIAVIVIWRWTGYNTLIYLAAMQAVPSDLYEAASLDGASRWQQFRNVTIPSLRPTILFTIVISTIGSMQLFGEPLLLEGGQIGAQGGTEHQYETLSIYLYNYGWNLGHLGPAAAVAWAMLVLLLLIAAINWLIGRFVRKTAA from the coding sequence GTGGCAACCACGACCCCCACGAGGGGCGCACACGGCTCACGGCCCGGCCGTCACGCCCCCAAGCCCATGACCGCGCGCCGCCAGGCATGGCGCAGCCGGCTGTGGCGCTTCGACGACAAGGCGTCGCCGTACGCCTACATCGCGCCCTTCTTCCTCGTCTTCGGGGCCTTCGGGCTCTACCCCCTCGTCTACACCGGCTGGATCGCCCTCCACCGGGTGGAGATGACCGGCCTCGACCAGATGGAGTGGGTCGGCTGGGAGAACTTCGGCAACATCCTCCAGGACTCGGAGTTCTGGACCGCGGTCACCAACACCTTCGTCATCGGCGTCATATCCACCGTGCCGCAGCTGATGATCGCGCTGGGCCTGGCCCACCTGCTGAACTACAAACTGCGGGCCAGCACCTTCTGGCGCACCGTGATCCTGACGCCCTACGCCACCTCGGTCGCGTCGGCCGCCCTCGTCTTCGCCCTGGTGTTCCGGGCCGACGGCGGGCTGCTGAACTGGGTCCTCGGCTTCTTCGGCGCCGGTGAGACGAACTGGGCCAACGGCCACTGGTCGTCCAACATCGCCATCGCCGTCATCGTCATCTGGCGGTGGACCGGCTACAACACGCTGATCTACCTGGCCGCGATGCAGGCGGTCCCGTCCGACCTCTACGAGGCGGCATCGCTCGACGGGGCCTCGCGCTGGCAGCAGTTCCGCAACGTGACGATCCCTTCGCTCCGGCCGACGATCCTCTTCACGATCGTCATCTCGACCATCGGATCCATGCAGCTGTTCGGCGAACCCCTGCTGCTCGAAGGCGGCCAGATCGGAGCCCAGGGCGGCACCGAGCACCAGTACGAGACCCTCAGCATCTACCTCTACAACTACGGCTGGAACCTCGGACACCTCGGTCCGGCCGCCGCGGTCGCCTGGGCCATGCTCGTCCTGCTGCTGCTCATTGCCGCGATCAACTGGCTCATCGGGCGCTTCGTGCGCAAGACCGCGGCCTGA
- a CDS encoding ABC transporter substrate-binding protein produces MRITRTVAGRSRRTAVMATTGLTAAALLMTGCSDSGSDSDEADANGNITLTVADFGQFGYKEAGLFAKYHELHPNITVKENVTAQETVYYPKFLQQLNTGSGLADVQGIEVGRVKELVDTKADAFADLSKVVDPAQWVNWKALQASTDDGKVIGAGTDIGPMSICYRRDLFEQAGLPSDRTEVAAKFAGGWEDYLALGEAYKAKAPKGTFFMDSASAMYNGVVSSDSEQYYSKDGKAIYKDSAGVKAGWELAAQAVDKKLTQGLAQFSPPWQAALRKGTMATVACPAWMAAQISTYAGDEFKGKWDIARTPGTTAANWGGSFLSVPAKGKHVKEAGELVKWLTAPEQQAAVFKAAGLFPSNKGAYELPDVKTAKLEYFNNAPIGEIYAEEAKVIPAAVLGPKDGVIKDSISTQINNMEQRGTKPDDAWKAATEAIDKVIG; encoded by the coding sequence ATGCGCATCACCCGCACCGTCGCAGGTCGAAGCCGCAGAACCGCCGTCATGGCCACCACGGGCCTCACGGCCGCCGCCCTGCTGATGACCGGCTGCAGCGACTCGGGATCGGATTCCGACGAGGCCGACGCCAACGGGAACATCACCCTGACCGTCGCCGACTTCGGACAGTTCGGCTACAAGGAGGCGGGGCTCTTCGCGAAGTACCACGAGCTCCACCCGAACATCACGGTCAAGGAGAACGTCACGGCCCAGGAGACGGTCTACTACCCCAAGTTCCTCCAGCAGCTCAACACGGGCAGCGGGCTCGCCGACGTGCAGGGCATCGAGGTCGGCCGGGTGAAGGAGCTCGTCGACACCAAGGCGGACGCCTTCGCCGACCTCTCCAAGGTCGTCGACCCCGCGCAGTGGGTCAACTGGAAGGCGCTGCAGGCGAGCACCGACGACGGCAAGGTCATAGGCGCCGGCACCGACATCGGCCCGATGTCGATCTGCTACCGCCGCGACCTGTTCGAGCAGGCGGGACTGCCCTCCGACCGCACCGAGGTCGCCGCGAAGTTCGCCGGCGGCTGGGAGGACTACCTCGCGCTCGGCGAGGCGTACAAGGCGAAGGCCCCCAAGGGCACCTTCTTCATGGACTCCGCCAGCGCCATGTACAACGGCGTGGTCAGCTCGGACTCGGAGCAGTACTACTCCAAGGACGGCAAGGCGATCTACAAGGACAGCGCCGGCGTCAAGGCGGGCTGGGAGCTCGCCGCCCAGGCCGTCGACAAGAAGCTGACCCAGGGCCTGGCCCAGTTCAGCCCGCCGTGGCAGGCGGCCCTGCGCAAGGGCACGATGGCCACCGTGGCCTGCCCCGCGTGGATGGCGGCGCAGATCTCCACGTACGCCGGTGACGAGTTCAAGGGCAAGTGGGACATCGCCCGCACCCCGGGTACGACCGCGGCCAACTGGGGCGGTTCCTTCCTCTCCGTGCCCGCCAAGGGCAAGCACGTCAAGGAGGCCGGTGAGCTCGTCAAGTGGCTGACCGCGCCCGAGCAGCAGGCCGCCGTGTTCAAGGCCGCCGGGCTCTTCCCGTCGAACAAGGGCGCCTACGAGCTCCCCGACGTGAAGACCGCCAAGCTGGAGTACTTCAACAACGCCCCCATCGGTGAGATCTACGCCGAAGAGGCCAAGGTCATCCCCGCGGCCGTGCTCGGCCCGAAGGACGGCGTCATCAAGGACAGCATCTCCACCCAGATCAACAACATGGAGCAGCGCGGCACCAAGCCGGACGACGCCTGGAAGGCCGCGACCGAGGCCATCGACAAGGTGATCGGCTGA
- a CDS encoding sensor histidine kinase, whose protein sequence is MRWALVKVCLAVTAMVVIAFAVPLGLVIKEMARDRAFSDAERQAATIGPTLTITTDREELTRAVLSTDPGGRGRLAVHVPATEPGGTRLEIGTRRATREDVETVGRSGRASIAEVRGGSVLLQPTALGSGGIAVVEVFVADDDVSNGVGTAWLVLAGVGIALIVGSVAVADRLGVRMVEPAQRLAGAAQDLGEGRLGTRVPEDGPAELRSAAAAFNSMADQVVQLLANERELAADLSHRLRTPLTVLRLNAASLGEGPAADQTRSAVEHLEREVDTIIRTAREQRPQTQGGPPGAGAGCDASEVIRERMGFWSALAEDEGRTVRLAGVDRTVRIPVARPELAAALDALLGNIFRHTAEGTAFAVDVHHSGDAVLVLVSDAGPGIPDPAAALTRGASGRDGARDAVGSTGLGLDIVRRVAESTGGDLRIGRSVLGGTEVRIWIGLDGGPAERTRRGHRVGGRDGKRQRRSVRGRNAESPSSSGAGSDL, encoded by the coding sequence ATGAGATGGGCGCTGGTCAAGGTCTGCCTGGCCGTCACCGCCATGGTCGTGATCGCCTTCGCCGTACCGCTCGGCCTCGTCATCAAGGAGATGGCCCGCGACCGGGCCTTCTCCGACGCCGAACGACAGGCGGCCACCATCGGCCCCACCCTCACCATCACCACCGACCGCGAGGAACTGACCCGCGCCGTCCTGTCCACCGACCCCGGCGGCCGGGGCCGGCTCGCCGTGCACGTCCCCGCGACCGAACCGGGCGGCACACGGCTGGAGATCGGCACCCGTCGGGCCACCCGCGAGGACGTGGAGACGGTGGGCAGGTCGGGCCGCGCGTCGATCGCCGAGGTGCGCGGCGGTTCCGTCCTGCTCCAGCCCACCGCGCTGGGTTCGGGAGGTATCGCCGTCGTGGAGGTCTTCGTCGCCGACGACGACGTGTCCAACGGGGTCGGCACCGCCTGGCTGGTGCTCGCCGGCGTGGGCATCGCGCTGATCGTCGGCTCGGTGGCCGTCGCCGACCGGCTCGGTGTACGCATGGTCGAGCCCGCCCAGCGCCTCGCGGGCGCCGCGCAGGACCTGGGTGAGGGCAGGCTGGGGACCAGGGTGCCCGAGGACGGGCCCGCCGAACTCCGCTCCGCCGCCGCGGCGTTCAACTCGATGGCCGACCAGGTGGTCCAGCTCCTGGCCAACGAGCGGGAACTGGCCGCCGACCTGTCGCACCGGCTCCGGACCCCGCTGACCGTCCTCCGCCTGAACGCCGCATCGCTGGGCGAGGGCCCCGCCGCCGACCAGACCCGGTCCGCGGTCGAGCATCTGGAGCGCGAGGTCGACACGATCATCCGCACCGCGCGTGAGCAGCGCCCGCAGACCCAGGGCGGTCCGCCGGGCGCCGGCGCGGGGTGCGACGCGTCCGAGGTCATCCGGGAGCGCATGGGGTTCTGGTCCGCCCTGGCCGAGGACGAGGGACGCACGGTGCGCCTCGCCGGGGTGGACCGCACCGTACGCATTCCGGTGGCACGGCCCGAACTGGCCGCCGCGCTCGACGCGTTGCTCGGCAACATCTTCCGCCACACAGCGGAAGGGACCGCCTTCGCCGTCGACGTGCACCACAGCGGCGACGCGGTGCTCGTGCTGGTCTCGGACGCCGGGCCCGGCATCCCCGACCCGGCGGCCGCCCTCACCCGCGGCGCCAGCGGACGCGACGGCGCTCGGGACGCCGTCGGCTCCACCGGACTCGGCCTCGACATCGTGCGGAGGGTCGCCGAGTCCACCGGCGGCGACCTGCGGATCGGGCGTTCCGTGCTCGGCGGCACGGAGGTGCGCATCTGGATCGGGCTCGACGGCGGTCCGGCCGAACGCACCCGCCGCGGGCACCGGGTGGGCGGACGGGACGGCAAGCGGCAGCGACGCTCGGTGAGGGGACGGAACGCGGAGTCCCCAAGTTCCTCGGGCGCGGGGTCCGATCTTTAA
- a CDS encoding YciI family protein, producing MAKYLLLKHYRGAPAPANDVPMDRWTPEEISAHMQYMHDFAARLEKTGEFVDGQALAPEGAWVRYDGEGRPPVTDGPFAETKDLIAGWMVIDVDGYERAVELAGELSAAPGAGGKPIHEWLEVRPFLTAPPTITE from the coding sequence ATGGCCAAGTACCTGCTGCTGAAGCACTACCGCGGCGCCCCGGCTCCTGCCAACGACGTACCGATGGACCGGTGGACGCCGGAGGAGATCTCGGCGCACATGCAGTACATGCACGACTTCGCAGCCCGGCTCGAGAAGACCGGTGAATTCGTCGACGGCCAGGCGCTCGCTCCCGAGGGAGCGTGGGTCCGTTACGACGGTGAGGGGCGCCCACCCGTCACCGACGGCCCGTTCGCCGAGACCAAGGACCTCATCGCCGGCTGGATGGTGATCGACGTCGACGGCTACGAGCGCGCCGTCGAGCTCGCCGGTGAACTGTCCGCCGCCCCCGGGGCGGGCGGGAAGCCGATCCACGAGTGGCTCGAGGTGCGCCCTTTCCTGACCGCGCCGCCCACCATCACGGAGTGA
- a CDS encoding carbohydrate ABC transporter permease gives MTTTHTVTAPDRRRVSKTAGSHDEPPRRSRFKQGAGRQHHAGPFAYIALAVVGLGSLFPLYWTLVAASRTQDEVLDTTPPLLPGGNLFNNLEAAWEQASLGKAIVNTVIVSSSITLATLFFCTLAGYAFAKMRFKGRGALMTTVIATLTIPPQLSVVPLFMMMSDIGWGGQLESVIFPTLVSAFGVFFMRQYLLEALPYELIEAGRVDGANNLRIVWSIVLPVARPAMMVLGMLTFVQAWNDFFWPYLALNQQNPTLQVALGQLSASYVPDQSIVMAGALISTLPLLVVFVIFGKQIVGGIMSGAVKG, from the coding sequence ATGACCACCACACACACCGTCACCGCGCCGGACCGCCGCCGTGTCTCCAAGACAGCCGGCAGCCACGACGAGCCCCCGCGCCGCAGCCGGTTCAAGCAGGGCGCCGGCCGCCAGCACCACGCGGGCCCCTTCGCCTACATCGCCCTCGCCGTCGTCGGCCTCGGCTCGCTGTTCCCGCTGTACTGGACGCTCGTCGCCGCGTCGCGCACCCAGGACGAGGTCCTGGACACCACGCCTCCGCTCCTGCCCGGCGGCAACCTCTTCAACAACCTCGAGGCCGCCTGGGAACAGGCCAGTCTCGGCAAGGCCATCGTCAACACCGTCATCGTGTCCAGCAGCATCACCCTGGCGACGCTGTTCTTCTGCACCCTGGCCGGTTACGCCTTCGCCAAGATGCGCTTCAAGGGGCGCGGAGCGCTGATGACGACCGTCATCGCGACGCTGACGATCCCCCCGCAGCTCAGCGTCGTACCGCTGTTCATGATGATGTCCGACATCGGCTGGGGCGGTCAGCTGGAGTCGGTGATCTTCCCGACCCTGGTGAGCGCGTTCGGCGTGTTCTTCATGCGCCAGTACCTCCTGGAGGCGCTGCCGTACGAGCTCATCGAGGCGGGCAGGGTGGACGGGGCGAACAACCTCCGCATCGTGTGGAGCATCGTGCTCCCGGTGGCCCGCCCGGCCATGATGGTGCTCGGCATGCTCACCTTCGTCCAGGCCTGGAACGACTTCTTCTGGCCGTACCTCGCACTGAACCAGCAGAACCCGACGCTCCAGGTGGCCCTCGGCCAGCTGAGCGCGTCCTACGTGCCCGACCAGAGCATCGTCATGGCCGGCGCGCTCATCAGCACCCTGCCGCTGCTCGTCGTCTTCGTGATCTTCGGCAAGCAGATCGTCGGGGGAATCATGTCCGGCGCCGTCAAGGGCTGA
- a CDS encoding LacI family DNA-binding transcriptional regulator, with the protein MAAARVRSGGRPTLEEVAARAGVGRGTASRVINGSPRVSAQTREAVEAAVAELGYVPNRAARALAGNRTDAIALVVPESETRFFAEPYFSDIVRGVGAALADTEMQLLLTLAGNDRERRRLAQYLTAHRVDGVLLVSVHADDPLPDLLEQLGMPSVISGRRHAAETLPSVDSDNFEGARAAVDHFISRGRRSIATITGRLDVYGAQRRLDGYRKAVAAAGLDPDERLIAPADFSEEGGARAMRELLERRPDVDAVFAASDVMAAGARQVLRESGRRIPDDVALIGFDDSAVARHMDPPLTSVRQPIEEMGRTMARVLLQEIANRTEGDGTRERPRIVLPTELVVRESS; encoded by the coding sequence ATGGCGGCAGCGCGAGTACGGAGTGGCGGGCGGCCCACGCTCGAAGAGGTAGCGGCCAGGGCCGGAGTGGGGCGGGGCACGGCCTCGCGCGTCATCAACGGCTCGCCGCGGGTCAGCGCGCAGACCCGGGAGGCCGTCGAGGCCGCCGTCGCCGAACTGGGGTACGTCCCCAACCGTGCGGCACGCGCCCTCGCGGGCAACCGGACCGACGCCATCGCCCTCGTGGTGCCCGAGTCCGAGACACGGTTCTTCGCCGAGCCGTACTTCTCCGACATCGTGCGCGGTGTCGGCGCAGCCCTCGCCGACACCGAGATGCAACTGCTGCTGACCCTCGCGGGCAACGACCGCGAGCGCCGACGGCTGGCGCAGTACCTCACCGCGCACCGCGTCGACGGTGTGCTCCTGGTCTCCGTGCACGCCGACGACCCGTTGCCCGATCTCCTCGAACAGCTCGGCATGCCCTCGGTGATCAGCGGCCGCAGACACGCGGCGGAGACGCTGCCCTCCGTCGACTCCGACAACTTCGAGGGGGCCCGCGCGGCCGTCGACCACTTCATATCGCGAGGCCGCCGTTCCATCGCCACGATCACCGGGCGGCTCGACGTGTACGGCGCGCAGCGCCGCCTCGACGGCTACCGCAAGGCCGTCGCCGCCGCGGGCCTCGACCCCGACGAGCGGCTGATCGCCCCCGCCGACTTCAGCGAGGAGGGCGGCGCCCGCGCCATGCGCGAACTGCTCGAACGCCGTCCCGATGTCGACGCGGTCTTCGCCGCCTCCGACGTGATGGCGGCGGGCGCCCGTCAGGTCCTGCGTGAGTCCGGCCGCCGCATCCCGGACGACGTGGCGCTGATCGGCTTCGACGACTCCGCGGTGGCCCGCCACATGGACCCGCCGCTGACGAGCGTCCGCCAGCCGATCGAGGAGATGGGCCGCACGATGGCCCGCGTCCTGCTCCAGGAGATCGCGAACCGCACGGAGGGCGACGGCACCCGGGAGCGCCCGCGGATCGTGCTGCCCACGGAACTGGTGGTGCGGGAGTCGTCCTGA
- a CDS encoding GH1 family beta-glucosidase yields MTAVRPDTTLKQAPEAQFPTGFIWGAATASYQVEGAAAEDGRTPSIWDTFSRTPGKVRNGDTGDIAADHYHRYRDDVALMKELGLKAYRFSVSWSRVQPTGRGPAVERGLDFYRKLVDELLDAGIMPVATLYHWDLPQELEDAGGWPERVTADRFADYAAIVSGALGDRVGMWTTLNEPWCSAYLGYGSGVHAPGRTEPAAALQAAHHLNLAHGRAVEVLRDLLPAAAQTSVTLNLHQVRPLTDSPADVDAARRIDAVGNRVFTGPMLHGAYPEDLIADTSHLVDWSKLVKDGDLATISRPVDALGINYYTPTLVSDPVEGASYARSDAHGASAHSPWPGSEHIAFHLAEGKERTAMDWSIDPDGLYNLLMDTHREHPGLPLMVTENGAAFDDYVSPEGKVEDPERVAYLHGHLDAVRRAIADGADVRGYFLWSLMDNFEWAYGYSKRFGAVYVDYASQRRIPKASAHWYSDVIRRHGLPAADGTV; encoded by the coding sequence ATGACTGCCGTACGACCCGACACCACCCTCAAGCAGGCCCCCGAGGCGCAGTTCCCCACGGGATTCATCTGGGGCGCGGCGACCGCGTCCTACCAGGTCGAGGGTGCTGCCGCCGAGGACGGCCGTACGCCGTCCATCTGGGACACCTTCAGCCGCACCCCCGGCAAGGTCCGCAACGGCGACACCGGTGACATCGCCGCCGACCACTACCACCGGTACCGCGACGACGTGGCCCTGATGAAGGAGCTCGGACTCAAGGCGTACCGCTTCTCCGTGTCGTGGTCCCGGGTCCAGCCCACCGGCCGCGGACCGGCCGTGGAGCGCGGCCTGGACTTCTACCGCAAGCTCGTCGACGAGTTGCTCGACGCCGGCATCATGCCCGTCGCCACGCTCTACCACTGGGACCTGCCCCAGGAGCTCGAGGACGCCGGCGGCTGGCCCGAGCGCGTGACCGCCGACAGGTTCGCCGACTACGCCGCCATCGTGTCCGGCGCCCTCGGTGACCGGGTCGGGATGTGGACCACCCTCAACGAGCCGTGGTGCTCGGCCTATCTCGGATACGGCTCCGGCGTGCACGCCCCGGGCCGCACCGAGCCCGCGGCGGCGCTGCAGGCGGCCCACCACCTCAACCTCGCGCACGGCCGGGCGGTCGAGGTCCTGCGCGACCTGCTCCCCGCTGCCGCGCAGACCTCGGTCACCCTCAACCTTCACCAGGTCCGCCCGCTCACCGACAGCCCGGCCGACGTGGACGCGGCCCGCCGCATCGACGCCGTCGGCAACCGCGTCTTCACGGGGCCGATGCTGCACGGGGCGTACCCCGAGGACCTGATCGCGGACACCTCGCACCTGGTGGACTGGTCGAAGCTGGTCAAGGACGGTGACCTCGCCACCATCTCCCGTCCGGTCGACGCGCTCGGCATCAACTACTACACGCCGACGCTGGTCTCGGACCCCGTGGAGGGGGCCAGCTACGCGCGCAGCGACGCGCACGGCGCCAGCGCCCACTCCCCGTGGCCCGGTTCCGAGCACATCGCCTTCCACCTCGCCGAGGGGAAGGAGCGCACCGCGATGGACTGGTCGATCGATCCCGACGGGCTCTACAACCTCCTGATGGACACTCACCGTGAGCACCCCGGGCTGCCGTTGATGGTCACCGAGAACGGTGCCGCCTTCGACGACTACGTCTCGCCCGAGGGCAAGGTGGAGGACCCCGAGCGGGTGGCGTACCTGCACGGGCACCTCGACGCCGTGCGGCGCGCGATCGCCGACGGAGCGGACGTCCGCGGCTACTTCCTGTGGTCCCTGATGGACAACTTCGAGTGGGCGTACGGCTATTCGAAGCGCTTCGGTGCGGTGTACGTCGACTACGCGTCGCAGCGCCGCATCCCCAAGGCGAGCGCCCACTGGTACTCCGACGTGATCCGCCGGCACGGACTGCCCGCCGCCGACGGCACCGTCTGA
- a CDS encoding response regulator transcription factor, translated as MPSVLVVEDDQFVRSALIRHLTEASHTVRSVGTALEALREVAHHRFDVVILDLGLPDLDGAEALKMLRSITDVPVIIATARDDEAEIVRLLNDGADDYLTKPFSVEHLSARMAAVLRRTRGPAGQAPPPRVIQVGGLSIDPLRRQAELDGTTLDLTRREFDLLAFLAGRPGVVVPRRELLAEVWQQSYGDDQTIDVHLSWLRRKLGETAARPRYLHTLRGVGVKLEPPPPGQPV; from the coding sequence ATGCCTAGTGTGCTTGTGGTCGAGGACGACCAGTTCGTGCGTTCCGCCCTCATCCGGCACCTGACGGAGGCCTCCCACACGGTGCGCAGCGTCGGGACCGCGCTCGAAGCGCTGCGCGAGGTCGCGCACCACCGCTTCGACGTCGTCATCCTCGACCTCGGGCTCCCCGACCTCGACGGCGCCGAGGCGCTGAAGATGCTGCGCTCCATCACCGACGTACCCGTGATCATCGCGACGGCGCGGGACGACGAGGCCGAGATCGTGCGGCTGCTCAACGACGGCGCCGACGACTACCTGACCAAGCCCTTCTCGGTGGAGCACCTCTCCGCCCGGATGGCCGCCGTGCTGCGCCGTACCCGTGGGCCCGCGGGCCAGGCACCGCCCCCGCGCGTCATCCAGGTCGGCGGGCTCTCCATCGACCCTCTGCGACGGCAGGCCGAACTGGACGGCACGACCCTGGACCTGACCCGGCGCGAGTTCGACCTGCTGGCCTTCCTCGCGGGGCGCCCCGGCGTCGTCGTACCGCGCCGTGAACTGCTGGCGGAGGTCTGGCAGCAGTCCTACGGCGACGACCAGACCATCGACGTCCACCTGTCCTGGCTGCGGCGCAAGCTGGGCGAGACGGCCGCCCGGCCGCGCTACCTGCACACCCTGCGCGGCGTCGGCGTCAAGCTCGAACCCCCGCCGCCGGGGCAGCCCGTATGA